A window from Pseudomonas alloputida encodes these proteins:
- a CDS encoding WD40/YVTN/BNR-like repeat-containing protein, producing the protein MKKIVSGMLLLASCSLTMVAPAGANDGLSQASVLGPQALHAVLLDIDHAGARLVAVGERGVVLLSDDNGLSWRQAPSPVSTTLTSVQFVDSSNGWAVGHSGVVLHSADAGASWQVQLDGTQAAAIELQAAEHSGDAKRLASAQRLSADGADKPLLAINFSDAHNGIVVGAYGLALLTRDGGKTWQSKMGDLPNPRGLHYYAMARHHDEILIAGEQGLLLRSTDGGASFSALQGSYDGSYFAAAILPSGRLLVGGLRGKLFSSDDDGATFNAIDTPAPASLNAIRVEGEQLLLTNQTGMVLKGGLKDLKLEPIAVSEGLPLSAVTATPDGNLVAVGVAGAQRVAPSSLSKIAD; encoded by the coding sequence ATGAAAAAGATAGTCTCAGGAATGCTCTTGCTTGCAAGCTGCTCACTCACGATGGTCGCGCCAGCCGGGGCCAATGATGGACTCTCCCAAGCCTCAGTGCTCGGGCCTCAAGCATTGCATGCAGTGCTACTGGACATCGATCACGCCGGCGCTCGTTTGGTTGCCGTGGGCGAGCGCGGCGTTGTACTGCTGTCTGATGATAACGGCCTGAGCTGGCGGCAAGCTCCAAGTCCTGTGAGCACTACGCTGACCAGCGTGCAGTTCGTGGACTCTTCCAATGGTTGGGCCGTTGGTCACTCCGGCGTTGTGCTGCATAGCGCGGACGCTGGGGCGAGCTGGCAAGTACAGCTGGACGGCACGCAGGCTGCAGCGATCGAGCTCCAGGCCGCTGAGCATTCTGGAGACGCCAAGCGCCTTGCCTCCGCTCAGCGTTTGTCGGCGGATGGCGCTGACAAGCCCCTTCTGGCGATCAACTTCAGCGATGCCCACAACGGGATCGTTGTCGGCGCTTACGGGCTTGCGTTGCTTACCCGTGACGGAGGGAAAACCTGGCAGTCCAAGATGGGGGATCTCCCGAATCCTCGTGGATTGCATTACTACGCGATGGCTCGCCACCACGACGAGATTCTGATCGCTGGAGAGCAGGGCCTTCTGCTCCGCTCTACGGATGGCGGCGCCAGCTTCAGTGCACTCCAAGGCTCCTACGATGGGAGCTACTTCGCAGCCGCGATTCTGCCCAGCGGACGACTTCTCGTCGGAGGCCTGCGAGGCAAGCTTTTCTCTTCTGACGATGACGGGGCCACTTTCAACGCGATCGATACCCCTGCTCCGGCATCTCTTAACGCCATTCGCGTTGAGGGTGAGCAGCTGCTCCTGACCAATCAGACCGGCATGGTTCTGAAAGGCGGCCTCAAGGATTTGAAGCTTGAACCCATCGCTGTATCTGAAGGACTTCCGCTCAGTGCTGTGACAGCCACGCCCGACGGCAACCTGGTTGCTGTGGGTGTAGCCGGAGCACAACGTGTTGCGCCTTCTTCCCTCTCCAAAATCGCGGATTAA
- a CDS encoding efflux RND transporter permease subunit: protein MHVPTSSAPPSGNLEDFNSASGSLLERALFNNRALVLLLCIAATLLLGWQATRLTLNASFEKMIPREHPFIVNYLEHRDELKGLGNAVRIAVANPQGSIYDKTYLKVLEQISDEVYLLPGVDRAAMKSLWTPSTRWTGVTEEGLEGGPVIPDGYDGEPKSLEALKRNVERSNEIGQLVAFDQRSSIVYVPLLAQTPDGQPLDYTSFAHELEQLRAKYQSQGVEIHITGFAKVVGDLIDGLKQILVFFGVAILITAAVLYWYTRCVRSTFLVVMCSLVAVVWQLGLLPMLGYELDPYSVLVPFLVFAIGMSHGAQKMNGIMQDIGRGMHRLVAARFTFRRLFLAGLTALLCDAVGFAVLMIIKIQVIQDLAVIASLGVAVLIFTNLILLPIVLSYIGVSPKAARRSLRAEEAEASGADKHAVWRFLDLFTRKRWATACVIVAAAMAVAGYAISLQLKVGDLDAGAPELRPDSRYNQDNLFITQHYGASSDLFAVMIKTPPGQCSAFSTLKKVDDLDWQLRGLEGVDSTNSLALLNRRVLVGLSEGNPKWYELVNNQATLNMVTAGAPRGLYNDDCSLLTVFAYLKDHKADTLTDVVSNVERFSLANSSEDATFLMAAGSAGIEAATNIVVKKANHDMLWWVYGAVTLLCLVTFRSWRAVVCAVLPLVLTSILCEALMVALGIGVKVSTLPVIALGVGIGVDYALYVMSIVLAQLRQGASLSRAYYQALLFTGKVVMLTGVTLAIGVGTWIFSPIKFQADMGVLLAFMFIWNMVGALILLPALAYFLLPQRSPEKSAVAVPEQKHTQTPPCSEVHKAVPWA from the coding sequence ATGCATGTACCAACCTCCTCCGCTCCCCCTTCGGGCAATCTCGAAGACTTCAATAGTGCCTCAGGTTCCCTGCTGGAGCGCGCGCTGTTCAACAATCGTGCTTTGGTACTGTTGCTCTGCATTGCCGCTACTCTGCTCCTGGGCTGGCAGGCCACGCGCCTGACGCTGAACGCCAGCTTCGAGAAGATGATCCCGCGCGAGCATCCGTTCATCGTCAATTACCTGGAGCACCGCGACGAACTCAAGGGCCTGGGTAATGCCGTGCGCATCGCAGTTGCCAATCCCCAGGGCAGCATCTACGACAAGACATACCTCAAAGTCCTTGAGCAGATCAGTGATGAGGTCTACCTGCTCCCGGGTGTCGACCGCGCTGCCATGAAGTCCTTGTGGACACCGTCTACGCGCTGGACGGGGGTAACAGAGGAAGGTCTCGAAGGTGGGCCAGTTATCCCTGATGGCTACGATGGTGAGCCCAAGAGCTTGGAGGCGCTGAAACGAAACGTTGAACGCTCGAACGAAATTGGCCAGTTGGTTGCCTTCGATCAGCGATCCAGCATTGTCTATGTTCCGCTGCTGGCGCAGACGCCGGATGGTCAGCCACTGGACTACACCAGCTTTGCTCATGAGCTTGAGCAGCTGCGTGCCAAATACCAGTCTCAGGGTGTTGAGATTCACATCACGGGCTTTGCAAAGGTCGTGGGTGATTTGATCGATGGTTTGAAGCAGATCCTGGTGTTCTTCGGCGTGGCCATCCTGATCACCGCTGCAGTGCTCTATTGGTACACCCGCTGCGTGCGCAGCACCTTTCTGGTGGTCATGTGTTCGCTGGTTGCCGTGGTATGGCAGTTGGGTCTGCTTCCGATGCTGGGGTACGAGCTCGACCCCTACTCGGTGTTGGTACCGTTTCTTGTATTCGCCATCGGTATGAGCCATGGCGCGCAGAAAATGAACGGCATCATGCAAGACATCGGGCGCGGGATGCACCGCCTGGTGGCTGCACGCTTCACGTTCCGTCGGCTGTTCCTGGCTGGCCTGACCGCCCTGCTGTGCGACGCCGTAGGTTTCGCGGTTCTGATGATCATCAAGATTCAAGTGATCCAAGACTTGGCAGTGATTGCGAGCCTTGGTGTCGCGGTACTCATCTTCACCAACCTGATCTTGTTGCCCATTGTTCTTTCTTACATCGGCGTAAGCCCTAAAGCTGCTCGGCGTAGCTTGCGTGCAGAAGAGGCTGAGGCGTCTGGCGCGGACAAGCATGCGGTATGGCGCTTCCTTGATCTGTTCACCCGCAAACGTTGGGCAACAGCCTGCGTCATCGTTGCTGCTGCAATGGCCGTCGCAGGCTACGCGATCAGCCTGCAGTTGAAGGTCGGCGATCTTGATGCTGGGGCACCTGAGCTGCGACCTGACTCTCGATACAACCAGGACAACCTCTTCATCACCCAACACTACGGTGCGAGCAGTGACCTCTTTGCGGTCATGATCAAGACTCCACCGGGGCAATGTTCGGCATTCAGCACCCTCAAGAAAGTCGACGATTTGGATTGGCAATTGCGCGGGCTTGAAGGCGTAGATTCGACAAACTCGTTGGCGCTGCTCAATCGGCGTGTGCTGGTTGGCCTCTCGGAAGGCAACCCGAAATGGTACGAGCTGGTGAACAACCAAGCGACCTTGAACATGGTCACTGCGGGCGCTCCTCGCGGCTTGTACAACGATGATTGCAGCCTCCTGACAGTCTTTGCCTACCTCAAAGACCACAAGGCTGACACCCTCACCGACGTGGTTTCGAATGTGGAGCGCTTCTCCCTGGCCAACTCCTCGGAGGACGCGACATTCCTGATGGCTGCTGGGAGTGCAGGGATCGAAGCGGCGACCAACATCGTTGTGAAGAAGGCCAACCATGACATGCTCTGGTGGGTGTACGGCGCGGTCACTTTGCTGTGCCTGGTGACATTCCGCTCCTGGAGGGCCGTGGTTTGCGCAGTTCTTCCGCTTGTACTCACCTCCATTCTTTGTGAGGCCTTGATGGTGGCACTGGGGATCGGGGTCAAGGTCTCCACCCTCCCCGTCATCGCCCTGGGCGTCGGCATCGGTGTCGATTACGCACTGTATGTGATGAGCATCGTCCTGGCGCAACTGCGTCAAGGCGCCAGCTTGTCCCGAGCCTACTACCAAGCACTGCTCTTCACAGGGAAGGTCGTGATGCTGACGGGGGTGACCCTGGCAATCGGTGTGGGTACCTGGATCTTCTCTCCGATCAAGTTCCAGGCCGACATGGGTGTGCTGCTTGCCTTCATGTTCATCTGGAACATGGTCGGCGCCCTCATCCTCCTCCCTGCCCTGGCCTATTTCCTACTGCCTCAGCGTTCGCCTGAAAAATCAGCGGTTGCTGTTCCTGAGCAGAAGCACACTCAAACCCCACCTTGCAGTGAAGTGCACAAGGCAGTGCCGTGGGCGTAG
- a CDS encoding DUF1329 domain-containing protein has product MNHNKKFLAALTALSAALLFSHASMAAVSADQAATLKSTLTPLGGERAGNADGSIPAWTGGLTKVDAAYKDGGKRGDPYAGDQPVLTITAQNMAQYADKLTPGIQAMLKKYPDSYKVVVYPTHRSAAAPQSVYDATFANATSGKLVDGASGPMPQGAAGGIPFPIPQNGAEAIWNHLLRWRGASWHSSFTQYLTTADGKHVLTNDSRADLQMPWYLPGFSPEKGVFWSIRMTNDGPPLRAGEAITGLENLNADNSAAWTYLPGQRRVRRLPNACCDTPTPATAGVMSFDEVYVFNGRIDRFDWKLVGKKEMYIPYNSNRVFTASSPEALLDAHHMKADAVRWELHRVWVVEATLKSGARHVMPKSTYYLDEDTWTAVLGDRYDARGQLAKVVWTSPVVLPDLPGVTSLTNGFYDLLSGSWFVGDVYAGKNEQYRIVPPYKDSVFTADAMAGEGVR; this is encoded by the coding sequence ATGAACCACAATAAAAAGTTTCTTGCTGCTCTTACTGCCTTGAGTGCTGCGCTGCTCTTCTCCCATGCGTCGATGGCTGCGGTTTCGGCTGACCAAGCGGCCACACTGAAATCGACACTGACGCCCCTTGGGGGAGAACGCGCGGGCAATGCGGATGGCAGCATCCCTGCTTGGACTGGCGGTCTCACCAAAGTCGATGCTGCCTACAAGGACGGCGGTAAGCGAGGCGATCCGTATGCCGGCGATCAGCCTGTGTTGACCATTACTGCCCAGAATATGGCTCAGTACGCAGACAAGTTGACCCCAGGCATCCAGGCGATGCTGAAAAAGTACCCAGACTCCTACAAGGTTGTCGTCTACCCAACGCACCGCAGTGCTGCAGCACCGCAATCGGTCTACGACGCGACCTTCGCTAACGCGACTAGTGGCAAGCTGGTGGATGGTGCTTCCGGGCCAATGCCTCAGGGTGCGGCAGGCGGCATTCCATTCCCAATTCCTCAGAACGGTGCAGAGGCTATCTGGAACCATCTGCTGCGTTGGCGCGGAGCCTCCTGGCACTCCAGCTTCACGCAGTATCTGACCACTGCCGATGGGAAGCACGTGCTGACCAACGATTCGCGAGCTGATCTGCAGATGCCTTGGTACCTGCCAGGTTTCAGTCCGGAGAAAGGTGTTTTCTGGTCGATTCGCATGACCAACGATGGCCCTCCACTGCGCGCCGGTGAAGCCATCACTGGCCTTGAAAACCTGAATGCCGATAACTCCGCCGCCTGGACTTACCTGCCTGGCCAACGACGCGTTCGCCGCCTGCCTAATGCCTGCTGCGACACCCCTACCCCAGCCACTGCTGGCGTCATGAGCTTTGACGAGGTGTACGTCTTCAACGGCCGAATTGACCGTTTCGACTGGAAGCTCGTCGGCAAGAAAGAGATGTACATCCCGTACAACTCGAACCGGGTGTTCACCGCATCGTCCCCAGAGGCCCTGCTCGATGCGCACCACATGAAAGCTGATGCCGTGCGTTGGGAGCTCCACCGCGTCTGGGTAGTTGAAGCGACCTTGAAAAGCGGCGCGCGCCACGTCATGCCGAAGAGCACCTACTACCTCGATGAAGATACCTGGACTGCTGTCCTGGGTGATCGATACGACGCTCGTGGTCAACTCGCAAAGGTGGTGTGGACTTCCCCGGTTGTCCTGCCTGACCTCCCAGGCGTCACCTCGTTGACCAACGGCTTCTACGACCTGCTCTCCGGATCCTGGTTCGTGGGCGACGTTTACGCAGGCAAGAACGAGCAGTACCGCATCGTGCCGCCATACAAGGACTCGGTTTTCACCGCTGACGCAATGGCGGGCGAAGGAGTTCGTTGA
- a CDS encoding cupin domain-containing protein, with protein sequence MQTLPTFKRVVTGHNGEGLAVVASSAPTPNNFPLKAVPGTVFYEVWNSATTPAPLDNADDPTSQPLQLSPGPLGSVIRVVDIPPDSVQNQVSAEDAAAAFAEIGESHAGTGKADSKHKLMHRTETLDYGIVTEGEVWLVLDEEEVHLKRGDIVVQRGTNHAWSNRTEQMSRMVFILLDGRYAPELQELLG encoded by the coding sequence ATGCAAACCCTTCCTACTTTCAAGCGTGTGGTAACCGGTCACAATGGTGAAGGCCTTGCGGTGGTCGCCAGCAGCGCGCCAACGCCGAACAACTTCCCGCTTAAAGCAGTGCCAGGCACCGTCTTCTACGAAGTCTGGAACAGCGCGACGACCCCTGCGCCGCTGGACAACGCAGATGACCCGACCTCTCAGCCACTTCAACTGAGCCCTGGCCCGCTGGGCAGCGTTATCCGCGTCGTGGACATTCCGCCAGATAGCGTACAGAACCAGGTCAGTGCCGAAGATGCTGCCGCTGCATTTGCAGAAATTGGTGAGTCTCACGCCGGCACCGGGAAAGCGGACTCGAAGCACAAGCTGATGCACCGCACCGAGACGCTCGATTACGGCATCGTCACTGAGGGCGAGGTATGGCTGGTGCTGGATGAAGAGGAAGTGCACCTCAAGCGAGGTGACATCGTTGTCCAGCGCGGCACCAATCACGCCTGGAGCAACCGTACTGAACAGATGTCGCGGATGGTCTTCATCCTGCTTGACGGACGTTACGCACCTGAACTGCAGGAGCTGCTGGGATGA
- a CDS encoding SDR family NAD(P)-dependent oxidoreductase has protein sequence MNELFSLSAKTALITGATRGIGLAIAYALGRAGAKLIVSSESHSETSSVAQTLNDAGIDAIGIAADLSKQDEVHALAAQAIKHYGRIDVLVCNAGVAPHLGAMSSASDADWELTLNVNLRSAIWLTNGLLPAMAEHGGGSVILMSSIAGVRGNKALGLYGLSKAALSQLARNLAVEWGPQNIRVNSISPGVIQTEFARPLTDNAEVMQRRLALTPLRRVGRPEEVAAVALLLASPGGAFISGQNIIVDGGTTIGDGN, from the coding sequence ATGAACGAACTCTTTTCTCTTAGTGCCAAAACGGCGCTTATCACCGGTGCTACACGAGGAATAGGCCTTGCGATCGCCTATGCCCTTGGGCGAGCGGGCGCCAAGTTAATTGTGAGCAGTGAAAGTCACAGCGAAACGTCTAGCGTCGCCCAGACATTGAATGATGCGGGGATTGATGCCATTGGGATTGCTGCTGATTTGAGCAAGCAAGACGAGGTGCATGCATTGGCTGCTCAGGCCATCAAGCATTACGGGCGCATCGACGTCCTGGTGTGCAATGCCGGCGTAGCGCCGCACTTAGGGGCGATGAGCTCGGCGAGCGATGCAGACTGGGAATTGACCCTCAACGTGAACCTGCGAAGTGCTATCTGGCTCACCAATGGATTACTGCCCGCCATGGCTGAGCATGGCGGTGGCAGCGTCATTCTCATGTCAAGCATTGCCGGCGTGCGCGGGAACAAAGCGCTCGGTCTGTATGGCCTTTCCAAAGCGGCCCTCTCGCAGCTCGCCCGCAACCTGGCGGTCGAATGGGGGCCGCAAAACATTCGGGTGAATTCGATCAGCCCCGGTGTGATTCAAACCGAATTCGCTCGCCCCCTGACCGATAACGCCGAAGTTATGCAGCGCCGTCTCGCACTGACGCCGCTTCGCCGTGTTGGACGCCCGGAGGAAGTAGCTGCTGTTGCCTTGCTGCTGGCCTCGCCGGGCGGCGCATTCATCAGTGGTCAGAACATTATTGTCGATGGTGGCACAACCATCGGTGACGGAAACTAA
- a CDS encoding DUF1302 domain-containing protein, with amino-acid sequence MLSCNRSPQKKLPPLKPLALATSFLAITAGLPDVHAFEIETGNPDLRVRWDNTLKYSAAWRTKSQSDKLTEGQTALNQDDGDRNFNKGLISNRLDLLSEMDITYQNFGARVSGAAWYDDVYNQGNDNNDPTRSNSYSVRYDAFTDDTRTLHGRKGELLDAFIFGKTEIGDMPVTGRVGQYAMQWGESLFYGMNGIAGGMAPIDVVKGLSVPNTQFKELIRPVQQISGQLQLTPDVSIGAYYQFEWEANRLPGAGSYFSSSDNFGDGNERMFIGAPLFPGAQPLAFYHGNDKEAKDSGQGGIQLRWRTESVDWGLYAIRFHDKSPQLNVRPDFANLNPQSGKAGEYYWVYPEGIEAFGASFSTTLGNYNIAGELSTRWNQPLASTSQRTLAVGEAINNDSDPLYATGRTLHANISWLSSMEPNFISQEATFLGEIAWNRVMSVTKNKDAFDPNADRDATSLRVVYEPMYRQFLSGLDVSVPVGFSYTNGASGALGTGFGADHGGDINIGIKGNYLNTWNLGLTYTHYYGPENTFLDENNHYTFEQPLKDRDFIAFTVSRTF; translated from the coding sequence ATGCTGTCTTGCAATCGCTCGCCCCAGAAAAAATTACCGCCCCTCAAGCCGCTCGCACTGGCCACATCTTTCCTCGCAATTACGGCTGGTCTTCCTGATGTACATGCGTTTGAAATTGAAACTGGCAACCCCGATCTTCGGGTGCGTTGGGACAATACCCTGAAATACAGTGCAGCCTGGCGTACCAAGAGTCAGAGCGACAAGCTGACTGAAGGTCAAACCGCGTTGAACCAGGATGACGGTGATCGCAACTTCAACAAAGGCCTGATCTCCAATCGCCTTGATCTCCTGTCTGAGATGGATATCACCTACCAAAATTTCGGCGCACGTGTGAGTGGCGCTGCTTGGTATGACGATGTCTACAACCAGGGCAATGACAATAACGACCCCACGCGCTCGAACAGCTATTCAGTAAGGTATGACGCTTTCACCGACGACACCCGTACTCTGCACGGGCGTAAAGGTGAGCTGCTCGATGCATTCATCTTCGGCAAAACTGAAATAGGCGACATGCCAGTAACTGGGCGTGTCGGTCAGTACGCCATGCAATGGGGCGAGAGCCTCTTCTACGGCATGAACGGTATCGCCGGCGGCATGGCGCCAATTGACGTTGTGAAGGGTCTTTCGGTACCGAACACCCAATTCAAAGAGCTGATCCGTCCTGTTCAGCAGATATCCGGGCAGCTCCAGCTGACGCCAGATGTGTCCATTGGCGCTTACTACCAATTCGAGTGGGAAGCGAACCGCCTGCCTGGCGCAGGAAGCTATTTCTCCAGCTCCGACAACTTTGGCGACGGCAATGAGCGCATGTTCATTGGCGCGCCCCTGTTCCCTGGTGCTCAGCCACTGGCCTTCTACCATGGGAACGACAAGGAGGCTAAGGACTCCGGGCAAGGCGGTATTCAGCTTCGCTGGAGAACCGAGTCGGTGGACTGGGGCCTTTATGCCATTCGATTCCACGACAAGAGTCCGCAACTGAACGTTCGCCCAGACTTCGCCAACCTCAACCCGCAGTCAGGCAAAGCGGGTGAGTACTACTGGGTTTATCCAGAGGGTATTGAAGCCTTCGGTGCGAGCTTCTCCACGACCCTTGGCAACTACAACATTGCTGGTGAGCTTTCCACTCGCTGGAATCAGCCGTTGGCCTCCACCAGTCAGCGCACGCTGGCAGTTGGCGAAGCGATCAACAACGACTCCGACCCGCTGTATGCAACTGGGCGGACGCTGCACGCCAACATCTCGTGGCTGTCGAGCATGGAGCCTAACTTCATTTCTCAAGAGGCGACGTTCCTCGGTGAAATCGCCTGGAACAGGGTCATGAGCGTCACCAAAAACAAGGACGCATTTGACCCGAATGCCGATCGCGATGCGACAAGCCTGCGCGTGGTGTACGAGCCCATGTATCGCCAATTCCTGTCAGGCCTGGATGTCTCTGTGCCTGTTGGCTTCAGCTACACCAATGGCGCCTCCGGGGCCTTGGGTACCGGCTTTGGCGCTGACCATGGTGGCGATATCAACATCGGCATCAAGGGCAACTACCTGAACACCTGGAACCTGGGTTTGACGTACACCCATTACTACGGCCCAGAAAACACTTTCCTGGACGAAAACAACCACTACACCTTTGAACAGCCGCTAAAAGACCGCGATTTCATCGCCTTTACTGTCAGTCGCACCTTCTGA
- a CDS encoding cyclase family protein: MNLAKFRMLDLSVSLDNNPYTDPPPLLPKIDYMDHQQGWPEVAAMFPGLRKEDLPGNESWAAERLSITTHSGTHMDAPWHYASTTDGGKPAYGIDELLLEWCLKPGVKLDFRHLPDGYVVSVADVEAELRRIDHEIQPLEIVVINTRAGSLFGQPGYLDAGVGMGRNATLYLLEKGVRVVGTDAWSWDAPFKFTRERFAQTGDASIVWEGHKAGRDIGYGQMEKLANLEQLPSSGFWISCFPYKIRHASAGFVRAVALLDDDRS; encoded by the coding sequence ATGAACTTGGCTAAATTTCGCATGCTCGACCTCTCGGTCAGCCTGGACAACAACCCCTATACGGATCCTCCACCCCTACTGCCCAAGATTGACTACATGGATCATCAGCAGGGGTGGCCAGAGGTGGCCGCGATGTTCCCAGGGCTTCGCAAGGAAGATTTGCCTGGAAACGAGTCGTGGGCAGCAGAACGGCTAAGTATCACCACGCACAGCGGTACGCACATGGATGCGCCTTGGCACTATGCCTCGACAACGGATGGTGGAAAGCCCGCCTACGGGATCGATGAGCTGCTTCTGGAGTGGTGCTTGAAGCCAGGCGTCAAATTGGACTTTCGCCACTTGCCAGACGGGTATGTCGTGAGCGTTGCCGATGTAGAGGCTGAATTGAGGCGCATCGATCACGAGATTCAGCCACTGGAAATCGTAGTGATCAATACCCGCGCCGGAAGCCTTTTTGGGCAGCCTGGCTATCTCGATGCGGGTGTTGGGATGGGGCGCAATGCCACTCTATACCTCCTTGAAAAAGGGGTTCGGGTCGTTGGTACGGACGCATGGAGTTGGGATGCGCCCTTCAAGTTTACCCGCGAGCGCTTCGCACAGACTGGGGATGCATCAATTGTCTGGGAGGGCCACAAAGCCGGTCGTGACATAGGCTACGGTCAAATGGAAAAGCTGGCGAACCTGGAGCAACTCCCTTCATCTGGGTTCTGGATCTCATGCTTCCCCTACAAAATCAGGCATGCGTCCGCAGGCTTCGTCCGAGCTGTAGCGTTGCTGGATGACGATCGCTCCTGA
- a CDS encoding fumarylacetoacetate hydrolase family protein: MKLATLNDDTRDGTLIVVSRDLQHAVIAGQAAPTMQAALENWANVEAHLASLYHQLNSGDAADAFVLTFDQLMAPLPRAWQWLDGSCFLTHGKLMQKAFNLEPIENADTIPLIYQGAGDDFLGPNEDVALPSEADGIDFEGEFAVLLDDVPMGCPADEALRHVRLVLQLNDVSLRALGPREMKTGFGFLQAKPSSSFAPVAVTPDELGDAWGDGRVHLPLNVEWNGEWFGHPHGGEMHFGFHQLIAHAARTRRLSAGTLVGSGTVSNNDRSVGSACIAERRAIETIANGAPITPFMRFGDRVRMEAKGADGSALFGPIDQRIVQGGAPCV, from the coding sequence ATGAAGCTCGCTACGCTCAACGACGATACCCGGGACGGGACGCTGATTGTAGTTTCCCGAGATCTGCAGCATGCAGTTATCGCAGGGCAGGCAGCGCCCACAATGCAGGCGGCACTGGAGAATTGGGCGAATGTTGAAGCGCACCTGGCGTCCCTGTACCACCAGCTGAATTCTGGTGACGCTGCCGACGCGTTCGTGCTCACGTTTGATCAACTGATGGCTCCCCTGCCCAGGGCATGGCAGTGGTTAGATGGTTCGTGCTTCCTGACCCACGGCAAGTTGATGCAGAAAGCATTTAACCTGGAGCCGATCGAGAACGCCGACACCATTCCGTTGATCTACCAGGGTGCGGGTGACGACTTCCTGGGCCCGAATGAAGACGTTGCGCTTCCCTCTGAAGCGGACGGCATCGATTTCGAGGGTGAGTTTGCGGTGCTGCTGGACGATGTTCCCATGGGATGCCCTGCAGACGAGGCGTTGCGCCATGTCCGCTTAGTGCTTCAGTTGAACGACGTCAGCTTGCGTGCCCTCGGCCCACGCGAAATGAAAACAGGTTTTGGTTTTCTCCAGGCCAAACCCTCCAGCAGCTTCGCGCCTGTAGCCGTGACTCCAGACGAACTGGGTGATGCTTGGGGAGATGGTCGGGTGCATCTGCCTCTGAACGTGGAGTGGAATGGTGAATGGTTCGGACACCCGCACGGGGGTGAAATGCACTTCGGCTTCCACCAGCTGATTGCTCATGCTGCGCGCACCCGCCGTCTGAGCGCTGGCACCCTTGTAGGGTCAGGTACTGTCTCCAACAACGATCGCTCCGTAGGGTCAGCGTGTATCGCTGAGCGTCGAGCGATTGAAACCATTGCTAACGGTGCACCCATCACTCCGTTTATGCGCTTCGGAGATCGTGTCCGAATGGAGGCGAAGGGCGCCGACGGTAGCGCACTCTTCGGGCCGATCGACCAGCGAATTGTGCAAGGAGGTGCGCCATGCGTGTAA
- a CDS encoding NAD-dependent epimerase/dehydratase family protein: protein MRVMISGANGFVGRELVERLLQQGQLRGQKIEAILAVDQTTDGLPDDSRLRRHEGSITNPALLRRVLADGIDVVFHLVSIPGGAAEANYDLGYQVNLQASLELLQQLRNRQRPPVLVYASSVAVYGGDLPARMDESQPAHPQLSYAAHKRMVEIGIEDLVRRGELDGRVVRLPGIVARPQEPNGLKSAFMSDLLHAYAAGEAYECPVSPKATCWWMSASCCVDNLIRAAELSESQGNRIWQLPVLQLSISEILEALASRFGAENSKNIRFNPDPQLEALFGSLPPLRATRAREFGFRNDRSAAQLIRNALGKYPPFTRPKSTEVGITTHELG, encoded by the coding sequence ATGCGTGTAATGATCAGCGGAGCTAATGGCTTCGTCGGTCGCGAGCTCGTCGAGCGCTTGCTGCAGCAAGGCCAACTGCGCGGACAAAAGATCGAAGCCATTCTTGCCGTAGACCAGACTACCGATGGCCTTCCTGACGATAGCCGTCTTCGCCGGCATGAAGGGAGCATCACCAATCCTGCGCTTCTGCGGCGAGTACTAGCGGATGGCATCGATGTTGTTTTCCACCTGGTCAGCATTCCAGGCGGTGCAGCAGAGGCCAACTACGATCTCGGCTACCAGGTCAATCTGCAAGCCAGCCTGGAATTGCTCCAGCAACTCCGAAACCGCCAGCGCCCTCCTGTCCTGGTCTATGCGAGCAGCGTTGCGGTCTATGGAGGGGATTTACCGGCTCGTATGGATGAGTCTCAACCTGCGCATCCGCAACTGTCCTATGCGGCACACAAGCGGATGGTCGAAATCGGCATCGAAGATCTGGTGCGCCGGGGTGAGCTGGACGGACGCGTTGTCCGCCTGCCTGGGATCGTGGCCCGCCCGCAGGAGCCGAACGGGTTGAAGTCCGCCTTCATGAGCGACTTGCTGCATGCCTATGCGGCTGGCGAAGCCTATGAGTGCCCGGTTTCACCTAAAGCAACCTGCTGGTGGATGTCGGCAAGCTGCTGTGTGGACAACCTTATCCGTGCTGCAGAATTGAGCGAGTCTCAGGGGAATCGAATCTGGCAACTGCCAGTTCTGCAGCTCTCCATAAGTGAAATCCTTGAGGCTCTTGCATCGCGATTCGGCGCTGAGAACAGTAAAAACATCCGGTTCAATCCAGACCCCCAGCTTGAGGCGCTGTTCGGGAGCCTGCCTCCTCTGCGCGCCACACGCGCCCGCGAATTCGGCTTTCGGAATGATCGCTCGGCTGCCCAGCTGATTCGGAACGCACTCGGCAAGTACCCACCCTTCACTCGCCCCAAGAGCACGGAAGTAGGGATTACTACTCATGAACTTGGCTAA